The window TGCGCACGAGCACCACTTCACCGTCGCTCACGCCGAATTCCTTCGCGAGCTGCGGAGTGAAGTGTATATGCCGCTTCGCGACTATGACGCCCTCCTCCAACTTGACCGCGCCGTGCGGACCCACCATCACTATGCCGGGTGTGCCGGCAAGGTCGCCGGACTCCCTCACGGGGGCCTCGACACCCAGCGCATAGCAGTCCGTGCGGGATATCTCAACCTGCGTTGCCTTCCGGACGGGACCCAGTATGCGGACTTTCTGAATGACCCCTTTGGGCCCGACCAACGTCACGCATTCGTTAGCCGCAAACTGACCGGGTTGAGAGAGCTCCTTGAAGCACGTCAAACCGGACCCCGGCCCGAACAACGCCTCGAGATCTTTCTGAGAAACGTGTACGTGCCTTCCTGAAACACCTACTGGTACCCTTTTTGCGTCGTCCATCGCGCCGACACCTCCAACGTCGTGACTCGTCCCCGCGGACCCTGTTTGCGGGGGCGGATTCCCGTTTATACGTTCTCCGGACATCCTGGATTTCCTTCCCTTGCGGCTGCCCCGCCCTGCAGGTAGGGGTTGGATGCCGGGACAGCACGGCTCAAGTCCGCGTGCGTCGCCTCGGCACGCGGGGGATGACTGCCCCGTTCGTCTTGACACGCACCGACGGCCCGGGGTGCGTGTAATTCCTGTAGGTGATGAGGGCAGGAAGAGCAGGTAAGATGTTC is drawn from Bacillota bacterium and contains these coding sequences:
- a CDS encoding phosphate propanoyltransferase, whose amino-acid sequence is MDDAKRVPVGVSGRHVHVSQKDLEALFGPGSGLTCFKELSQPGQFAANECVTLVGPKGVIQKVRILGPVRKATQVEISRTDCYALGVEAPVRESGDLAGTPGIVMVGPHGAVKLEEGVIVAKRHIHFTPQLAKEFGVSDGEVVLVRTGGPRALVFDEVVVRVRDDFALDMHVDTDEANAAGLKQGDFVTILGATERRALGGN